One part of the Desulfomonile tiedjei genome encodes these proteins:
- a CDS encoding TetR/AcrR family transcriptional regulator translates to MPKKTFSKISEEKRDRVLTEAARFFAERGFSQSDMAELAARANVSKGSLYDYFESKEDLYISVCRDALRRSREAVYGGIKPGWDIYRQVDHIFRKGAAFSLAHPEYVQMYLQITSPGMEVFANAITREVEGYTAVHLKSLIRDGIQKGIVRKDIDINLTAFLINTVYIIFLASLVSQHFEIRMREYLEISGPIDQRAAETHLEKIVSFIEGFLRPDHVD, encoded by the coding sequence ATGCCGAAAAAAACCTTCTCCAAAATCTCTGAAGAAAAACGAGACAGGGTCCTGACAGAGGCCGCACGCTTCTTCGCAGAGAGGGGATTCTCCCAGAGTGATATGGCCGAACTCGCGGCCAGAGCCAATGTCTCAAAAGGCTCACTCTACGACTATTTCGAGAGCAAGGAAGACCTGTATATATCCGTTTGCAGGGATGCGCTGAGACGGTCGCGAGAGGCCGTTTACGGCGGTATCAAGCCCGGCTGGGACATCTATCGCCAGGTGGATCACATCTTCCGCAAGGGGGCTGCCTTTTCCCTGGCCCACCCCGAGTATGTCCAGATGTACTTGCAAATCACCTCTCCGGGAATGGAAGTCTTCGCCAATGCGATCACGCGGGAAGTGGAAGGGTACACCGCAGTGCACCTCAAATCTCTGATCCGAGACGGAATACAAAAAGGCATCGTCCGCAAGGACATCGACATCAACCTGACGGCCTTTCTGATCAACACCGTGTACATTATCTTTCTGGCTTCACTGGTATCGCAACACTTCGAGATCAGAATGAGGGAGTACCTTGAGATCAGCGGGCCTATTGACCAGCGCGCCGCGGAAACACATTTGGAGAAGATAGTTTCGTTTATCGAGGGGTTCTTGCGGCCCGATCACGTCGATTAG
- a CDS encoding glycosyltransferase has protein sequence MDHTLVAVAVAVLLFQIYFWAVGLRGLLQSLLWIPGIRPGGNEDSSEDFPLISVIVPAHNEQATIEECVRSVLEQDYPRYELILVDDRSEDRTASIASDLARGRSNFKIVTVRELAQGWTGKCHALDVGVGYASGKWLAFLDADSTLHSSALRQCYQAALKHQVSMVTLSPKFILKSFWEKALQPAFAVASSILFPLPQINDPASPVASANGMFFLISRDAYDKIGGHHDVKGLAVEDIGIGKRVKASGLGLLFLNGRHLLQTRMYEGFQATLDGWTRILCGSMNYEVTTVVRHLVIHTLMSPFAAAFALYMFVPAAQGLFPNTWFVLPLIFAAELLVIPPWFCSQLGIPKRYCVLMCLGNLFLTWTFLVMIKKILMKDALQWRGTTYENHLYQPTGLNPATRSREVGSVGK, from the coding sequence TTGGACCATACTCTTGTCGCGGTTGCGGTTGCAGTGCTGCTTTTCCAGATTTATTTTTGGGCCGTGGGGCTGCGAGGCTTGCTGCAGAGCCTGCTATGGATCCCCGGTATCCGGCCTGGAGGAAACGAAGATTCCTCGGAAGATTTTCCACTCATTTCCGTAATAGTCCCCGCTCACAACGAACAAGCAACGATAGAAGAATGTGTGCGGTCGGTATTGGAACAGGATTATCCGCGCTACGAACTTATTCTGGTCGACGACAGGTCCGAAGACCGCACGGCCTCTATAGCTTCCGACTTGGCCCGGGGTAGATCCAATTTCAAAATCGTCACGGTAAGGGAACTGGCTCAGGGGTGGACAGGGAAGTGCCACGCTCTGGACGTTGGAGTGGGCTATGCATCAGGCAAATGGTTGGCCTTTCTCGATGCGGACAGCACCCTCCACAGTTCGGCGCTGCGACAGTGCTATCAGGCGGCCTTGAAGCACCAAGTGAGCATGGTCACTCTCAGCCCGAAATTCATACTCAAGTCATTTTGGGAGAAAGCGCTCCAGCCCGCATTTGCCGTTGCGTCCTCCATTCTGTTTCCTTTGCCCCAAATAAATGATCCTGCCAGCCCCGTGGCCTCTGCCAACGGGATGTTCTTCCTGATAAGCAGAGACGCTTACGACAAAATCGGCGGCCATCACGATGTGAAGGGGTTGGCCGTGGAAGACATCGGGATCGGGAAGAGGGTTAAGGCGTCAGGACTGGGGCTGCTTTTTTTAAACGGTCGACATTTATTGCAGACGCGAATGTACGAGGGGTTCCAGGCGACCCTGGACGGGTGGACCCGTATACTCTGCGGATCCATGAACTACGAAGTGACCACGGTTGTCCGGCACCTGGTCATCCACACTCTGATGAGTCCTTTCGCTGCGGCTTTTGCGCTGTATATGTTCGTGCCTGCCGCACAAGGGCTCTTCCCCAACACCTGGTTCGTATTGCCTCTGATTTTTGCAGCGGAACTCCTTGTGATCCCTCCCTGGTTTTGCTCGCAGTTGGGCATCCCCAAAAGATACTGCGTATTGATGTGTCTGGGAAACTTGTTTCTAACATGGACCTTCCTGGTCATGATCAAGAAGATCCTGATGAAGGACGCTCTCCAATGGCGCGGGACAACCTACGAGAACCACCTTTACCAGCCCACGGGGTTGAATCCCGCGACCCGTTCACGCGAGGTCGGCTCCGTTGGCAAATAG